In one window of Helianthus annuus cultivar XRQ/B chromosome 17, HanXRQr2.0-SUNRISE, whole genome shotgun sequence DNA:
- the LOC110924694 gene encoding uncharacterized protein LOC110924694 — MDKMLEDGPWMIRNVPIILKMWSPSIKLEKEDIKAIPVWVKIHDVPLTAYTEDGLSLIASKIGVPKMLDTYTATMCAESWGRSSYARALIEVQAGADLKRSVTVAIPSLDGNGYSKVEVKIEYDWEPLRCSSCCVFGHDDSSCPKNPQVVPNGDYGKKGDDFQVVGAKKKKATTQGLHIKNQKPKVVYRPVAKPKPNSAVKNSNQVSTSNPFDSLKDDDGNGTMVGRVAGNQGGTTEGRVEKKPSRDGQESDEEEVEEVYNETSAFMTSGT; from the exons ATGGATAAAATGTTAGAGGATGGGCCATGGATGATAAGAAATGTTCCGATTATCTTGAAGATGTGGTCGCCTTCTATCAAACTAGAAAAAGAGGATATTAAAGCTATTCCGGTGTGGGTAAAGATTCACGATGTGCCGCTAACAGCTTATACCGAGGATGGTCTTAGTTTGATTGCATCAAAGATAGGGGTGCCTAAGATGTTGGATACGTATACTGCTACGATGTGTGCTGAATCTTGGGGTAGAAGTAGTTACGCTAGAGCTCTTATTGAAGTGCAGGCGGGGGCTGATTTAAAAAGAAGTGTCACTGTTGCCATTCCATCTTTAGATGGTAATGGTTATTCTAAGGTGGAAGTCAaaattgaatatgattgggagcctttgAGGTGTTCGTCTTGCTGTGTTTTTGGTCATGATGATAGTTCGTGCCCAAAGAACCCTCAGGTTGTTCCGAATGGGGATTATGGAAAAAAGGgtgatgattttcaggttgtgggtGCTAAAAAGAAGAAAGCTACTACTCAAGGGCTtcatataaaaaatcaaaaacctaaGGTAGTCTATCGTCCAGTTGCCAAACCGAAACCGAATTCGGCTGTGAAAAATTCGAACCAGGTTTCAACGTCGAACCCTTTTGATAGTCTTAAAGATGACGATGGTAATGGTACCATGGTGGGTCGAGTGgctggtaatcagggaggtaccaCCGAGGGTCGGGTTGAGAAGAAACCTTCGAGGGACGggcaggaatcggatgaggaggaggtcgAAGAAGTCTACAACGAAACTAGTGCATtcatgacatcgg gtacttga